A genomic window from Triticum urartu cultivar G1812 chromosome 7, Tu2.1, whole genome shotgun sequence includes:
- the LOC125522518 gene encoding electron transfer flavoprotein subunit beta, mitochondrial produces MSMNPFCEIAVEEALRLRKAGAASEVVAATVGPAQAADTLRTALAMGVDRAVHVLHDPDPDPARPLLPLAVAKIIRALTLQETPGLLILDKQSAPSR; encoded by the exons ATGTCCATGAACCCCTTCTGCGAGATTGCCGTGGAGGAGGCGCTGCGGCTCCGCAAGGCCGGCGCCGCCTCCGAGGTCGTCGCCGCCACCGTCGGTCCCGCGCAGGCCGCCGACACGCTCCGCACCGCACTCGCCATGGGCGTCGACCGCGCCGTCCACGTCCTCcacgaccccgaccccgaccccgcccgcccgctcctcccacttgccgtcGCCAAGATCATCCGCGCCCTCACGCTCCAGGAGACCCCCGGCCTGCTCATCCTCGACAAGCAG AGTGCTCCCTCCAGGTGA